The genomic window tataattttagaccaagaaaaaatcaagtaggaacttgattgaataaatttttaaaattattttaaaataatatatgtaatattattgaagggaaaattttatatttttaccatttatagggtttttaagttttcttataaatagaatggtatgccttttatttttattacagtacaaaaatacttaaacataaaagaaaagagctagTACTCAAATGTAtaaaatctctctcttttaaaaatttctcaGTGGTGGTTTTTGTGGATTATTGTTAAAGGCCGAATACTTGAATGACTTGTGATTTCTAACATCCTAATTTTGAAGTAattattcaaagcaaaaaaatatatgatcttCATTATAATGTCATATAAACCCTAAATAACTATAGATAGATTTGtttaataagatttttgaaacccttaaaaaatattcaattttcaatttttattatatatattttgggaaaCCAACACCAGCTTCACTCATCAGGAAGAAGATTTTACACTTTGTTAATTGAAAGTGACTTTCAACGCTAATAATTAAGTTACcaattgatttaatttcattttaaaaagcattacttttgaaaatttaaaacatttttttttggattaccCATTTAGATTCAAAATTTCATTAACCAAAGAAATGAgtgaattgattttttcttaaccaaatatattatttaacttaattTGCTATTGTTAAGAGAGTAATGTTGCTCCAAGGAAACATATTATAAATCCAGTTGTACAGAGTACCACATGTGATTACTAATTGAAAGTGTGCTCAGATTGTCATctctaaaatataaagaagaaaggTTAATTTAGCCACTCCTCAAGATCCGAGGGACCATGCTATGAATACAATCCTCTTGGATTGAAATGACTAGCACAGAACAACTTCACAGAAATACCCACAGCTAGCAACATGGAGCACCGGATGTTAaggtgttatttatttttatctttgcttcccgttaatattttcttttagtatttttaaattattttaatatgttaaatattaaaaataatttttaaaaaatatataaaaatatttaaaaaaatatataaccacCACTACAATTCCAAACATTCCTGATCAATCATAATATTGCTGATAAACTAAACATCATATTAAATTTGTCAGGAGTTATATTTCATCCTCTTCAGAGAATGGCCATGAAAATAATTAGTAAATCTTGGATTTTTATGAGAGAGAATAGTACAATTCATAGCATATTGAATAATTCATCCTTTATTGAGATTTATCACCTAGATTATATGATAATGAGCTATAGATTGATACCTATATATTGACCCACAGTCCTGTGACATGCCATCTTCAAAGGAATAGGAGGATCAGAAAAGGCTCCTGTAGATATTTgctcaaaaacaaatttgttggCAGCCTCGGTGTAATGAATTCCATCCCAAACGACTCGCACTGAGGGATTATCACATGAGCCCACGGTTATCTGGGTGCCATTTACTGTAATTGTTGCTCCACATCCAGCACTACCGTAATTATACAGGCCTCCATAGCCACAACATGCTACAAGTGGAAGCTCAAATCCTACAATATAAAACGAAACCACattaaatatgaataatttttttaaataaatacgaGTAAAATATAGGGTTTTACATACCATGTTTTTTAGGTTCACTGAATAAAGAATACTTTACAGAATAGACATCTACGTATGTAAATGCTGCTGAAGGAAAAACCTTCCTGAGTTGAAGTACGGTCTCTTTCAACTCATAATTAAAGTATTGAGCTACTTCATTATAAGACTTGGCGCAACCAACAGTGTCTTTTTCAGCAGAAGGAAAATTGGTTAAAACATAACCAAGACAACCAATCGGTCCTGTATTGTGAATCCAGAATGATCTTGCTCCCAAATTGTATATGCTCTGCATCAAAGTAACTTTGATGTTTTAGATGTATGTAATATTTCTACGCGATAAAATGATTGCAAAAGTGGTATAATCCAGATATAAGAGAAATTTTGTATTAACTatgtcaaacaataaaaaacaagctATGATATCATTTGTTACGAGAAAAACAGGTGTGATAGGTGTTTAtgaacaacaaaataataagcaAAACTAAATAACGAAAAGAAGATCTGAGAGGAAAAACAATCTTATTAAGTGTTTTCTCTTGTGTATTTCTCTTATTAAACAAGTCTATTTATAGACTTCAAGTTCTagacaaacaagaaaaagacaATCATAATCTAAACAGTAAACGTATTCTGCCGACTTAACCGGTCGACCATTTTTGAACTGGTCGACCATTTCATTTAATTCAACCGGTCGAGCAATAATACTCAACCGATAAactgattcttttattttctagaaaatcaaaatctagtttattttcaactaaaataacTGGAAACGGGGTATACATTATTAGCATACACTATAAATTACGATTAAGAAAAGTACACTTTGAAATTGAATTCTACGTAAAAAAACTCGGAATAACAGATGTTGGGGACTGGGGAGGAAAAGGGAATAGAAACTTGTTACCTTAACATTTGTCAAGAACGTATTGACAATGTTAGGAACAGATGCATTCACTTCCTCGACAGACATATTTCCGAAAAATCCAGCTCCAAGATCATTTTGACCAATATCGAATGTGTATAAAGCTTTTTGAAAATATTCCTCCTTGGGCATCAATCGTGCAAATACTCCTCCTACAAATAGATCATGGCTTAACGAGAAATTCAATTTATTGCCaattatatcttaattaattgaaCATCAAAATCCCAGATaagaagattaattaattaattaattaatgcttaCCTTGTTTCCTAATCAACTGTGATCTGGCCTTCAACTGCACGAATTGATTATATTGCACTAGAAAGAAGAATGGACTGAATCCATTATTGGCCGGTATAATCCTAGCTGGCAATGTAATGGTGGATGATGCTGTGGCAAAATTTGCTCCGACAGTGAAGTTGGTCCCCAGAGAGTCGAGGTAAGCGCTAAGAAATGAGAGATTCAAACTCTTTGCTGATACatcacaacatatatatatatatatatatatagaatccATTGTCagtaaaacattatttttctaagtTATATTTTGAAGTTTCACT from Populus trichocarpa isolate Nisqually-1 chromosome 5, P.trichocarpa_v4.1, whole genome shotgun sequence includes these protein-coding regions:
- the LOC7469156 gene encoding esterase isoform X1; translated protein: MTNISSFCLVFFTLLTILNPISALKSCEFPAIFNFGDSNSDTGGFVASFPPLNSSPYGETYFQMPAGRFSDGRLIIDFVAKSLNLSFLSAYLDSLGTNFTVGANFATASSTITLPARIIPANNGFSPFFFLVQYNQFVQLKARSQLIRKQGGVFARLMPKEEYFQKALYTFDIGQNDLGAGFFGNMSVEEVNASVPNIVNTFLTNVKSIYNLGARSFWIHNTGPIGCLGYVLTNFPSAEKDTVGCAKSYNEVAQYFNYELKETVLQLRKVFPSAAFTYVDVYSVKYSLFSEPKKHGFELPLVACCGYGGLYNYGSAGCGATITVNGTQITVGSCDNPSVRVVWDGIHYTEAANKFVFEQISTGAFSDPPIPLKMACHRTVGQYIGINL
- the LOC7469156 gene encoding esterase isoform X2, translating into MTNISSFCLVFFTLLTILNPICALKSCEFPAIFNFGDSNSDTGGFVASFPPLNSPYGETYFQMPAGRFSDGRLIIDFVAKSLNLSFLSAYLDSLGTNFTVGANFATASSTITLPARIIPANNGFSPFFFLVQYNQFVQLKARSQLIRKQGGVFARLMPKEEYFQKALYTFDIGQNDLGAGFFGNMSVEEVNASVPNIVNTFLTNVKSIYNLGARSFWIHNTGPIGCLGYVLTNFPSAEKDTVGCAKSYNEVAQYFNYELKETVLQLRKVFPSAAFTYVDVYSVKYSLFSEPKKHGFELPLVACCGYGGLYNYGSAGCGATITVNGTQITVGSCDNPSVRVVWDGIHYTEAANKFVFEQISTGAFSDPPIPLKMACHRTVGQYIGINL
- the LOC7469156 gene encoding esterase isoform X3 yields the protein MTNISSFCLVFFTLLTILNPISALKSCEFPAIFNFGDSNSDTGGFVASFPPLNSSPYGETYFQMPAGRFSDGRLIIDFVALTSTLWGPTSLSEQIYATASSTSTLPARIIPANNGFSPFFFLVQYNQFVQLKARSQLIRKQGGVFARLMPKEEYFQKALYTFDIGQNDLGAGFFGNMSVEEVNASVPNIVNTFLTNVKSIYNLGARSFWIHNTGPIGCLGYVLTNFPSAEKDTVGCAKSYNEVAQYFNYELKETVLQLRKVFPSAAFTYVDVYSVKYSLFSEPKKHGFELPLVACCGYGGLYNYGSAGCGATITVNGTQITVGSCDNPSVRVVWDGIHYTEAANKFVFEQISTGAFSDPPIPLKMACHRTVGQYIGINL